The window AGCAATTGTTAAATTGAGTCCAAAAGATAAAATAACTATTTTTGAGGGTGCATAATGGGCATACAGGAATATAAGCCAACATCTGCCGGCAGAAGATTCATGAGCATTAACACCTTTGAGGAGATTACAAAGGATAAACCGGAGAAATCGTTAGTAGTACCCGTTAAAAGGTCAGGCGGCAGAAATAATTATGGCAGGATAACAACAAGACATATTGGCGGCGGACATAAGAGAAACTACAGGGTTATAGATTTCAAAAGGAATAAATATGAAATTCCCGGTAAAGTTGCGGGCATTGAGTATGACCCCAACAGATCTGCAAACATTGCACTTATACATTATGTTGATGGTGAAAAAAGGTATATTCTTGCACCGCTTAAGTTGAAGGTTGGTGATGTGATCATTGCGAGCAAGAAATCGGATACTGAAATAAATGAAGGAAATGCAATTCCTTTAAAATATATCCCTGCCGGAACCTTTATTCATAACGTAGAGATGAAACCTGGAAAAGGCGGACAGATTGCACGAAGCGCAGGCAATTATGCGCAGCTTGTAGCGAAAGAAGGCGCTTATGGACATGTAAGGCTGCCTTCCGGAGGAGTAAGGCTGATTCTGTTGACTTGCATGGCGACAATTGGACAGGTAGGAAACATTGACCATGAGAATGTCACAATAGGAAAGGCAGGCAAATCAAGATGGAAGGGTACAAGACCTACCGTCAGAGGAACAGCTATGAACCCTGTAGACCATCCATTGGGCGGTGGTGAGGGAAGATCAAAGGGCGGAAGACATCCATGTTCTCCCTGGGGACAGTTATCAAAAGGATTGAAAACAAGAAAAAATAAAAGAACTGATAAATATATAATCAAGTTAAGAGGTTAGGGAGGTACATGTGGCAAGGTCTTTAAAGAAAGGGCCATACGTAAACGAAAAGTTAATGGAAAAGGCCTTAGCAGCAAAGGGGTCGAGGAGTTCAAAGGTTATAAAGACCTGGAACAGGAGCTCAACAATCACACCGGATTTTATTGGGTTGACTTTTGCAGTTCACAATGGAAAGAAATTTATACCTGTTTTTGTGTCAGAGGAAATGGTTGGCCATAAGCTTGGTGAATTTTCTCCAACGAGAATATTTCACAGTCATTCAGGAGATAGAAAAGCAAAAGTTGTGAAAAGGAAGGAATAGATAACATGGAAATTTTGGCAAGAGCAAAAATGATAAGGATTTCTCCAAGAAAGGTAAGAATTGTAGGAGAAGTTATAAAGAAGAAAAATGTCAATGATGCAATGGGTATTCTCATGTATATGCCTCAGAAGGCGTCTTTTATCCTTAAAAAACTTCTTGATAGTGCGATTGCCAACGCAAAGCAAAAAAAGTATGTGGATATAGATAGTCTTTTTATTAAGAATGTAATAGTCGATGGGGGACCCATGTTAAAACGGTTTCTACCGAGGGCTATGGGAAGGGCATCGAAGATCAGAAAGAGATTAAGTCACATCACCCTTGTGCTGGATGAATCTTAATATTGGAGGTTAAATGGGTCAAAAGACACATCCTTATGGTTTTAGACTGGGAGTAATTAAAACGTGGGATTCTAAATGGTTTGCAGCAAAAAATTATGCAATTTTTTTGCATGAAGATATCAGGATCAAGAAGTTTCTGAAAGAAAAATTGCGCCAGGCAGGTGTTTCGAAGATTGAGATCGAAAGAGCGGCCAACAAAGATAAAAGAGTAAAGGTAAATATATATACTGCAAGACCTGGACTTGTTATCGGAAGAAAAGGTGCAGAGGTAGAAAATCTTAAAAAGGAATTACAGAGGATTACTGAGAAGGAAGTTATATTAAACATTACTGAGATAAAAAGACCTGAGGTTGATGCTCAACTTGTTGCAGAAAATGTGGCCCTGCAGCTTGAAAGAAGGGTATCGTTCAGAAGGGCGATGAAGAGGAATG is drawn from Pseudomonadota bacterium and contains these coding sequences:
- the rplV gene encoding 50S ribosomal protein L22, which encodes MEILARAKMIRISPRKVRIVGEVIKKKNVNDAMGILMYMPQKASFILKKLLDSAIANAKQKKYVDIDSLFIKNVIVDGGPMLKRFLPRAMGRASKIRKRLSHITLVLDES
- the rpsC gene encoding 30S ribosomal protein S3, which encodes MGQKTHPYGFRLGVIKTWDSKWFAAKNYAIFLHEDIRIKKFLKEKLRQAGVSKIEIERAANKDKRVKVNIYTARPGLVIGRKGAEVENLKKELQRITEKEVILNITEIKRPEVDAQLVAENVALQLERRVSFRRAMKRNVSQAMKFGAKGIKAMCAGRLAGAEMARTEWYREGRVPLQTIRADIDYGFAISQTKYGVIGVKVWIFKGEVYQEAV
- the rpsS gene encoding 30S ribosomal protein S19, translated to MARSLKKGPYVNEKLMEKALAAKGSRSSKVIKTWNRSSTITPDFIGLTFAVHNGKKFIPVFVSEEMVGHKLGEFSPTRIFHSHSGDRKAKVVKRKE
- the rplB gene encoding 50S ribosomal protein L2, whose protein sequence is MGIQEYKPTSAGRRFMSINTFEEITKDKPEKSLVVPVKRSGGRNNYGRITTRHIGGGHKRNYRVIDFKRNKYEIPGKVAGIEYDPNRSANIALIHYVDGEKRYILAPLKLKVGDVIIASKKSDTEINEGNAIPLKYIPAGTFIHNVEMKPGKGGQIARSAGNYAQLVAKEGAYGHVRLPSGGVRLILLTCMATIGQVGNIDHENVTIGKAGKSRWKGTRPTVRGTAMNPVDHPLGGGEGRSKGGRHPCSPWGQLSKGLKTRKNKRTDKYIIKLRG